In Chondrinema litorale, the DNA window AGGAACCCATCAAGGAGAATTTGCAGGTTACGCTCCAACAGGAATGAAAGTGACTTGGGAAACAATGGTAATTTCTGAATATGATGAAGATGGAATGGTAGCTAAAGAATGGGGTGTAAGCAATATTATTGAAGTATTGCAAAAACAACGTGGTGAAGAAATTGCCAAAGAGTAGTTTGAGTAAAATGAGCAGCAATAGAATAGCTTATTGTGTTTATAAAATGCTATTCTATTGCTTTTAAAATGAAATTTATATCTGATCTATAGATATTATTACGAAATCTTTTTTAGGGTTTTAGATTTTAGTTTAAGCACAAGTGCAATGTTAGCATTTACATCTAATTAGTCGATGCAGGTGGTAATTCGCGTAGTTGCGCAACTACTATGCTTATAATATTCATGAAGGTTTTTCTTCTAGCTGTAACACTAGATAGTATTCCGATTGTTAAACACTTGGCATTTTTGTAATTTGATGTATCAAATTATAAAAACGATATATCTTAACACTATGAAAATGAATAAAATATATCATGTTTTAATACTGTTGCTCTTTTGTGCCCAAACATCTGCTTCCCAAGATATAATTACGATAAAAGGAAGGGTTCAAGATAATGGGGAGCCCTTGGCAAATGTAGCATGTTTTCTAAAAAACAATAACTATATAGGTGATCTTACTGACAAAGAAGGTCATTTTTCTCTCATACTCCCGAAAGTGCTTCTCTATGATTCCCTGGTCATATCCTGTATGGGGTTTGATAAACAGGTGTTGCCACTTACCTCAATAGCGATACAGGATGGATCGATAAATATCTCACTGATTCCGACGACTACGCTGCTACCAGAAGTAGTAATACGGTCAGACGAGGACATGCTAAAAGAGCTCATGCTAAGTGCTTTCTCCAAAATAGCTAAAAACTACCCTAAAAAGGCACACCAGCTAGAAGGGTTCTATCGGAAGGTCTCGACAAGAGACCACCAGTTTACCCATTTGCAAGAGGCGAGTATTACTATTCAGGACAAGGGATACCATACCGACCCTTCTGGCTCCAAAATAAGGATCAACGAGTTCCGCCAGTCCCAAGAATGGGACGAGCGTGATAGCCTTTTGGAGATATACATCGATAAGTCTGCCGAGGCATTAGTGGAAAAGTTCAATGTGCCCATACACCCCATGAAAAAAATATATGAACAGTCTTACCTCCGGATGTTCAAGCAACCATCAACCCATTTTAACTTGGCATCTTTCAAGAAATATATAGACCAGTATCAATGTGAGTTGGTCGACCTCATTGTAACGGAGGGGGACACTGTCTACCAAATAGCATTCCGGTCAGTACAATCCCCATTGCCATTGAACAACACTACATATGTGAAAATAAATGCAAAAGACCTTGCTATAGTCGAGTACCAATTTAATCATTGGGGTGGGGAATGGTCGCAATTGGTGAAGTTCAAAAAATTCGACGGGCGCTATTACCCCCAAATGATACAGACTACCCAGCCGCGCATAATTGACCGGGACATACACTTGGAACGCATGGATATTGAGACCATTTGGTTTGATTCTCCAAAGACAAAAACCTTCCAAAAAATCAAATCAAATGCGGCTATTGACAGGACTAAAACCCCAGTTCAATTGGAAGAACCGTATGCCCCTGATTTTTGGAGCAAGTACAAAATACATCAAGAGCATCCTTTGGAGCAAGGTGTAAAAAAAAGCTTGGAGATGCATCGCTCTCTCGATGACCAATTCAAATCACCCAAAAGTCCCCATGCCAAGTATGAAAACTAGTGATATAACAAAACTGCTTCTTATTTTGCTCATGCCAATAATGGTAATGAGCTGCAAAGACGGTCAGACAAGGAACGAGGGCAAGATCGTTCTGACATTTGAAAACCCTTCAAAAAAAAAGATCCTCCTAACATATATCGATGACTGGTCTATTCCACATAAAATGGCCGTTCAAGACATAACAAACCAAATAAAGATACCAACCTTGAGGCCTTACCTAGATATAAGTCTACAAGACAAGTCAGGCCTCACTTCCTATTTTTTATTTAAAAATGGGGACAGCATACATATTGATCTTAGTTCAAAAGATCCCCATGCCAAAATTCTAAATAGGCAAGTACCTGTTTATGAAACCAATTTTGGAAAATGGAAACAAAATGAATTGTTTGGTGAAAAAGAACCTGCTAAAGAAAGGTTCTTCGATTATTGGTCACTAGTAAATGGAGGTTTTAGTTTGATAACCGGAGATGACATGGCCGAGGAGTTGCAACCAGTCAAGACCGAGGCTTTCAACGAGCTTGTTCTAGAAAATAACTTTATCGATTCCCTAGTTACAAAAGAGAGATTGGACAGATATACCGCATCGTATTTCAAGGCGAAAAACCAGATGCTAGACATGCTGCTGAACTTACATGGAATCAATTCTATTGATTGTACTAAGAAAGCGATGGTAACCCAAGCTTTTGAAGAAGCACATATTGGCTTGCCCACCCAAATGGGCAATACCGTTGCTTATACCTTTTGGGATGATTTTCTAAATACATTTTATGATAATTGTTTGAATAAAAGTGCAGTAGGTAGAAACCGTCTAAGGGAGTTTATTGCCTCAACAAATGAGTTCCCATCGACTATGCGTGACCTACTTGTTTTCAAGCACGCAGAGTGGATATTACAAACTTTATCAGTAGCAAAAGGTATTGAAATCTTGCAAGAACTCAGCAATAACCCTATGCATAAGGTATGGGTAGAACACTTTTCTAAGAAATATAACCTCGATCAAGGTTTCGATACCGAATGGTTAGTATATAGCAATAATGGTGAATCCATTACTTTCAACGAACTACTCTACAGGCATCACGGTAAATTGCTTTATATAGATATTTGGGCATCATGGTGCCACCCTTGTTTGGTTCAAATGCCATATTTTGAAAAGCTTAAAAGAGCATATAGTGTGAAAGGTGTTGACTTTATTTACATTTCGATTGACGAAAACCCAAAAAACTGGAAATGGGCAGAAGAAAAATATTTGTCTTTTGATAAGGGCAACAGTTACAGGGTAGATAGTTCAGGTTATGAGTTATTAAAAACGGAGTTTAACTTGAATACAGTTCCAAGAGATCTTCTATTTGGAAGAAATGGAGACCTGTTGCATTTGGATGCACCTCAACCAAGTTCCCTTGAGATACAACATACATTGGATGAAATTAATAGTGATTTTTAAATTATAAAATAGGGTTACCATCTAAGTGGCAATGCTAATAATTTGACTATAGGTTTTATGTTTACCTGTGGTCATTCTTATTAGTAATTTATCTAAGATAGTTCCTCTAAAATCTCTTCGGTTAAATCGAAAGAAATATTCGTTTATCTAGCTGAGATTACAGGAGTTTTTGTGCTGAGTTCCTGATTTTCCAGTGCGTCTAACATATATCTGGCAACACTTTTTCTACTGATCGTGAGTGCTGGTTTTGGTTCGTTTCCAAACGACTCTATAATATCTTGAATTTTCTTAGAATTGGTGAGACCAACCGGTCGGATAATCGTCCAGTTAAGGTCAGATTGCATGAGCAATTTTTCTTGTTTATCGTGGTCTTTATAAGCTACTTTGATATTGCTGTTATCAATCATCCACTTAAACCAAACTGGTAAATCATTATTAGTTTCACCAACTCCCCAAGCAGAGCAAAGCACTACTTTCTGAAAAGGATGCACATTAGCAAGGGTTAAAATGTTATGCATCACATTAGAAAGAAAGTTTTCTGGTGTTCGCAATTTTGCCCAAGGGAAATCAGATTTTCTAGAAATATTGAGTGTACTTATTAAGTAATGGCAACCTTTTGAGGCTTCGCATAAAGCCTGATAATCTGACGGATTTCCTTCAAATACCTGAAGGTTTTCATGCTGTACATGCACCTTGTTTTTATCTCGAACAAGGCAGTTCACTTTAAAGCCTCTATGTAATGAAGCGTCAAGAGTATGCCGTCCTGTGCGTCCAGTTGCACCGAGAATTAAGATTCGATTGAAAATTCTCATTTAGAAAATAATTTAACTACTAGGAACAGAAAGGAATGTTTAGTCGAATGGTAATAAGTCTGGTTCCAGATATTCTTTTTTTGCTTTCTCAGAAGTGAAAATATCGAAACCATAATGGCTATCGATCAAATCTTTAAAAGCATTTTTTAACCTGGGAGATTCTCGAATAAAGTCTTTAAAGTTATCTGCCGAAGATTTAAGCATAAAATGGTAAACTGCTTTTATCGCTGCTACAGTAACTGTTTTGTTGTATTTGTCTTTTAAACCAAGTTGTGATGCATAATTTTTAATTTGGCAGCAAATGTTATTGCAAGCTCTTTCCATGCCATAGTTGTGGAGGTGAATCCATGCAAGACGTAGGTGTGCTTCATGGCTAAACATGGCAGGGTCGAGTCTGCCTTCTTCAAACTGTAATTCAAATACAGCATCACTCAATTGAAAATGCTTTTCCATAAAATTATCTTCTAAAATTTGAGGACTAAATTTAATAAGAATTTTCTATTTTAAATAGAAAAAAATACTGGTTAGCAAACCTAACCAGTACTGTTAGTGAGTGATCTGCCGCTTTCATTTAGACTTTCATTAAACATGCCTGACAAATCGCTTCTATATGCGAAATATCAGTGCCACAGCAGCCACCATAAACCATAAGATTTGGTAATTTTTCGTGTAGTTTTATATACTGATGAGCCAAGTCGTGCTTATCTCCAGCATCTAAAGTTTTACATTCGTCTAAATCTGAATGACACTTGCAAGAAGCATTTGCTCTTACACCCATAATGCGTCTCGTCCAACTTTCATCAGGATCTAGCACATGTAAAAAATGCGTTGGATGCGCACAGTTTATCATATAGTAAAGCGGATAAGCTTCTGTAATTTCGTCGATCAAGCTAATGGCATCTTCAAGCGATTCGCCACTTGGTAGCCTCCCATCTGTTTCTAAAGTATAAGAAATTATTACTGGTAAATCTTCCCTCTGTGCTGCTTGGGTGATACCCAACGCTTCTGAAATGTTGCTCATCGTCATGGCAGTGGCAACATCAGCATTGCTGCTCTTAAAAGCATCTATTTGCAAGCTGTGGTAGTTATTGGCTATTTCTGGCGTCATCGACTCTGCCGGATTGTAAGCATCGTAACGAGGGCCAATGCAACCACTCACAAAAATTTGCTTTTGGTGTCCGGCAAACTGCCTGCTTAGGCGACGCATCTGATTGATAATTTTACTATTTATCTCAAACAGTTCTAATTGGTTATATCCTAGTTTTACACCGTAATCTATGTTGGCTCTCCAAGTCGGGCTCTCGAAAATAAAACCTGTATCATACTTCTTCGCCAAGTCGATATACTGCTGATAATAGTTAAGCAAAATGGCTTTGTGATTCCGGTTGTTAATGAGGTCGAAAGCAGCAAAATAGGGTAGTTCTATTCCATGCTTAAAAATGAGTGATGTTTCCAGCCCACCATCGGTAATAAATCTAGTCTTTAATGGTCTGTAAGAAAATTGGGTGTATGACATAGGATGTTAATGTGATAATTAAAAACAACTGAGTGTGATAGTGAGACCTACTAGAGACCTATTTGAACCTGTTTGGAGATATCCAAATTTGCCTTTTTGAAATGAATTATGCTAAAAATAGAGGTATACAAAAAGTGAACATCCATGAGAATAGATGTTTAAACAGCAATTAAGACATGTTTTGTGGGCAGAATCTAAAAAAAGAAGGAAATCAAAATTGAACTACAAGTAAAATTGTTTTCACAAATTGATTTATCTAATTTTCGACTCCAGTTTTTTATCTAGAATTTATGACATCAAAAAATTCATTTCACATCACACTGGCAGAATCCACAAAAGATTTAGAACAGATATTAGCGCTTCAGCAAAAGAACCATTTCCAAAATATTTCTTCAGAAGTAAAAGACCAAGAGGGCTTTGTAACGGTAGTGCATAATCTGGAATTACTTACCAGTATGAATTCCACTGCTAAACAAGTAATTGCCAAAGACGGAGACGAAGTGGTCGGTTATGCATTGGTAATGACAGAAGCTTTTCAAGATTTAATTCCTGTTTTAAAGCCCATGTTTGAGATGTTTAAAGACATTGATTTTAAGGGCAAAAAAGTAACCGAATACACCTACTATGTAATGGGGCAAATTTGCGTGGCAGAAGGCTATAGAGGTTCAGGAGTTTTTAGTAAGATGTATGCCAAACACAAAGAAGTGTATGCTAGCCAATTCGATCTATGTATTACAGAAGTTTCTACCAGTAATAAACGCTCAATGCGAGCACATGAGAAAGTAGGTTTTGTAACCGTGCATACCAATGCAGATGAGTTCGACGAATGGAATATTTTAGTTTGGGATTGGGAATGAATTTCCCATTTGAAACCATAAAAGTAAAATTGTTTCAAGATAAATAACCGAAAAGATGATGAAAATACTAGTAACAGGTTCTTCGGGAAGGTTAGGCAAAGAAATAGTAAAACTGTTAAGGCAAAATAACTATGAGGTTTTAGGTACAGATTTGGTTAAAAGTGAAACCACAGATGAAATACTGGATATCCGAAATTTGGATAGTGTATTGCAAATCACCAAATCGATAGATGCCATTATCCACACGGCGGCAATTCATGGGAAGCATTACGAACTCAATTATCCCAGAGAAGAATTTATTGCAGCCAACATCAACGGTACTTTTAACCTCTTAAAAGCTTGTGTGCAAAATGGTATTTCTAAACTGGTTTACACAAGTACCACTTCCATTTATGGAGAGGCAATGGTGGATAATAGCAAAGCTGTTTGGGTAACAGAAAAGTTAACACCGATTCCCCGAGACATCTACGACATTACCAAACTTACAGCCGAGTTACTGTGTAAAGATTATTTTGAGAAAGAGCAGATTGAAACCACCGTGTTACGCGTATCTCGCTTTTTACCAGAAATAGATAATTTAAAAGCTATTCATAGACTTTATCGCGGTTTAGATGAAGAAGATGGTGCAATGGCACACATGCTGGCTTTGCAAAAACATTTCGATTCTTTTGAAATCTTCAACATCTCTAACCACAGTGCATTTAAAGAAACTGATGTGGACATGTTGTACCAAAACCCGAAAGAGGTAATTTTGAAATACTATCCTCAAGCAGAGACTTTCTTTGAGCGAGAAAACTGGCAATTCCCTCAAAAAATAGACAGGGTATACGTGATTGAAAAAGCGATAAAGTTGTTGGGCTACAAACCGGCTCATAACTTCGAAACATTCTTAAAATAGCATTAAAAGTAGTTGACACATCAATAAACCTAGTGACAAATGACAGAGACTATAAAATTAGCCGATATAAAGGCAGTATTGTTTGATTTTGATGACACACTCGTTCAAACCACAAAAACGAAATATGAGGCTATAAAAGCTATTGGTAGCAGGTATTACAATCATCAATTTACAAATGAAATGATAGATGAACATTGGGGTATTGCTTTCAACAAGTTTTACCACAATCTTTTTGCTGATCTCGACACAGATATGAGTCGAGTAATGGAAAGAAGAACGATCGTAACCAAAGAGTTTCCTAATCAATTATTTTCAGATACCAATTCCACCTTATCCAGTTTAAAAAAGCAATGTAAACTGGGCATAGTTTCCGCCGCTTCTAAAGAAACTATTCATGCAGAAATTCATCAAACTGGTTTAGATATTTCGACTTTACAGTTTATTCAATCAGCAGATGATACAGATTTTCATAAACCAGACCCAAGGGTTTTTGAGCCTGCTTTAGCGCGACTAGAAAAAGAGCAAATTGATAAATCTGAGATTTTGTATGTAGGCGATTCGCTCAAAGATTTTTATGCAGCCAGAGATGCCGGATTACATTTTGTGGGCATTGCAAATGTGACAACCTCAGATGCTGTGTTCACTAAAGAGCGAGCAGCTTATGTAAATTCCCTCAACGAACTGCTAGCACTTGTGTAGCCAAAATGTTGATTTTCTGCAAAATTAACCTTATTTGGAGGTAAATTATCCAAATATGGTTATATTGGAACAGTTTAGAAAATTACGACATACGAGCGCGCTTACGAGCAAACGAATATCAATTTTAAAAGGGCTACATGAAAATATCTCGTAATGTAAAGTATGGAATTCTACTTGGAATCAGTTTGGTTGCTTGGGGTTTAATCAATCATCTGGTAAGGGTAAATTCGATAATGGCATTGCTATCTTCCATATTATTTTTTGGCATATATGGAGTAGTAATTATCAGTTATTTAAAATCTGAAAAAATTGAAAAGCTCACAGATTCATTTGTTAGCCTGTTAGTGGTTGGTTTAATTGGTATCGGTATTCTTTCGGCTGGTTACTTTGTAAATGCAACCATCATTTCGCCTACTTATCAGGCAGAAGAATTACAAAGCACGCAAAAGAAATGGGGTGAGTTGGGTTACACTGAGGCACAAGTACAAGAGCAAGTAGAATTGACTGATGTTTTTCAAAACCCGATGAGTTGGATGGTGGAATTGTTTAAGTTTAATTTCATGGTCTTTTTAACCATGCTTACATTGCTTTCTGGCTTATGGTTTATCCTCAACGAGTTTGGAGTAGCTCCTAAAATCAGTAGGCAAAGGGAGTGAATTTTTTGTATCTATCAAAGATGAAAACCTCAACCTCAAAAGTATTATTGATCACCGTTCAATTGCTTTTAATAGCTGGTTTTACATTTGGGCAAGATCAGTTAATGGAAGGTTGCGATTGTTTGTCTATAAACACCAAGTTTGAGCACTTTCGCTTTCCAATTCGTTTGGCAAAAGTTTACAACGATAGTTTAGACTTCTTTCCTGAAAGAGCAAAACCTTATCTGGTGGTTTCATCCAAACAAAATGTGAGTTATGATTATCTAATAAAAGGCATTAGGTTCTACCTGTATAATCCGACTGATTCTATTTTGATTATTGAAATAAATAAATCACATATAATGTGCGAAGCTCAGAACCAAGAAGGGAATTGGATAGAAATCGAAAAGAAAATCTCTTATGAAGTGCCTTTTTGCGGATGGGGATATGATGAGTCTGATTATTTAGTAAAATTGTCTAAAGGACAGTATTTAAAGCTAGTCGCTCCATGTTATAAAGGTTCTTTTAAAACATTTATTAGGTATAAATTTGTTACAGAAACAGGCGATACTATTTATACAAAAACGATTGAGGGTAGCATCAACGAAGAACTATTAGTAGGGAATTAACTGAAATTATTTTTTAATCCTAAAATCAACCAAGCCATGCAAGGTTTAAGAACAACTATTTACAAAGTTGGCGACATTGAAGAAGCAAAAAAATGGTACAGCGAAGTATTTGAAACCACTCCCTATTTTGATGAGCCTTTTTATGTGGGCTTTAACATAAAAGGTTACGAGTTGGGTTTGCAGCCCGAAGAACAGCCCGTAGTTGGTAAAGCCGAAAGTGTAGTAACTTATTGGGGAGTAGAAGAGATTGAGAAAGAATACGAAAGACTCGTTGCTCTGGGTGCAAGCAAACACGAAGACCCCGTAAACGTAGGTGGTGAGATTATGACAGCCACCGTAAAAGACCCTTGGGGAAACCTAATTGGCATTATCTACAATCCCGAATTTAAACTGGAAGAGTAATCTCTTTACTTTGAAAAACCTAAACGAGAGTTAAACGCTCAATTATTTGCTCAATCTGACTCAGTTTTTAATATTTGTTGATCGAATTTTAACAAAAAAAAGAACCATGAGTCAGATTGAAACTAACTGGAATCCCGAACTTTATAATAACAAATACGCCTTTGTTTACGGATATGGAGAAAGCCTTATAGAATTGCTAAATCCACAAAAAGATGAGCGAATTCTTGATGTAGGCTGCGGTTCCGGACAACTGACTCAAAAAATTGCTGAGCTTGCCAAAGAAGCTGTCGGTCTCGATTATTCAGCCGATATGATTGCCGATGCTAAAGCAAAATTCCCAGAGGTAACTTTTAAAGTAGCCAGTGCTGCCGATTTCGAATTCGACGAAATGTTTGATGCTTTGTTTTCTAATGCCGCTTTGCACTGGGTAACCAGCTACAAAGAAGCTGCTCAATGTATGTACAAAAGCCTTAAAACAGGTGGTAGATTAGTTTTAGAAATGGGTGGCAAAGGCAATGTAGGCATTGTAGTAAGCGAACTAAAAAATCAATTAGTAATCAAAGGTTATCCAACTCAGGCAGCAATGGAGCTTTGGTATTTTCCATCAGTAGGGGAGTATGCTTCTGTTTTAGAAGAGGCTGGCTTTAGAGTCACTTTTGCCCAGCACTACGACAGACCCACCGAACTGGCAGATGCTGCTACTGGTATTAAAGACTGGCTTTCTATGTTTGGTAAAACCTTTTTCGAAGGAGTTGCCCCAGAAGATATAGAAAGCATAAAAGAAGCCGTACAGCAAAATGTAAAATCAAGCTGCTTTGTAGATGGCAAATGGTATGCAGACTACAAAAGACTAAGAATTATCGCTGTTAAGGAGTGATGTGATTTCACTCCTTATCCTATTTTTATTGCTCTCGACTCTACTTCTTAGAAAAAGCTAATGTTAATCCTAAAGCAGCGAGCACACTTACTTTGCTCCATTTGGTAATGTTCCAAAACTTATCGCTGTTGAGTACACCAGTTAATTTACTAGCTAACACAGAAATAAATGCAAAGATGAGTATGGCTTGAATCATAAAGATGAATCCAAGAACCAACATTTGATAAGAGGCAGCAAAACCTGTGTTGCTAATAAATTGAGGCAAAAAGGCGATAAAAAACAGGGAAACTTTTGGGTTCAATACATTCATAAAGAAACCCTTTCTCACTAGTTGTAAAAAGCTTTTTTCAGGCTCTTTTTTAATGGCATCAATCCCGATAACAGGCTTTTTATCTTTTACAGCCATTACTGCCAAATAGAAAAGATAGGCAGCACCTAAATATTTAATCACAGAAAAGGCAATCGCAGATTTTTGAATAATGATTGAAAGACCAGTAGCAGCGGCAATAGTATGAATCAATATTCCAGAACTCAAACCTATTGAAATGGCGATTCCATTTCTTTGCCCTTTGGTAATGCTTTCAGTAAGCACAAAAATATTATCGGGCCCCGGCATAACGGTGAGCAATATCGAAGCTCCTATAAATGATAAAATTAACTCTATCTCCATAATTTTTTATTTATGGTAAATATATAAATATTTAGATTGGAGCAGTTGCGATTTGCTGTAAATTAGAATGAAGAGTAAGAATAGAGGAGGTTTACGCTTCAGCTAGATGCTTTATTTTTAAAAGAACTTCAGCCCAAAATTCGTCAGAGCGGTTTTTCTGCTTCTCTGTAGGTATGTTATCTTCAGAAATGCTTAATTGACTCATTCCATTCATTTCTTCTAAATCAAACGTCCAAGTTCTATAGTTTTCGGGTTCGTCAGGTAAGCCATCAAAATTACTCCAATGAGAATATTGAAGTTGCGTATTTGGTACTACACAGAGAAGAATACCTTTTTCCTGATATTTATTTCCATTATATTCTCCTGTAAAGGTAATCGGGCTACCAACCTTCCAATCTGTTTCTATTTCTGCTCCAAAGAAATACGATTTTGCTATTTCAGGTGTAACTAGTATCTCCCAAATCCTAGTTGCCGATGCTTTTATTTTAATTGAAGATTTCGAAATCAAGTTTCTTGTTTTTATTCTAATTTATAAAGATTTAATTAGATAATCTTTGCTTCAAATAATTCAGCTAAATACTTCTTACTTTTTATACTTTCATATTTAAATCCTCCTAATACCATTGCATAACCAAAAATAAGCATTCCAAAAGGGATTAAGGACATTGGTTCAAAATTTTCATTGTTTAAATAATAAGAAATAACAGCTAAACTAGCTATTCCCACTCCCCCAAACCATATGAACATAAAGACTATGACAAACGAATGCAATCTCATTTTCACATTGACCTTTGTTCCATTCATTTCTTCTTCTAAGGTTCCAGTTATTATTGGGATAAAGGAGTTTCTATATCCAATAATGCGATTTATTTTAAATGACATATTATGGATACTGCCTTCATAAGGTTTGTGCTCACTGTTACCAAAAAATCCATTCATTCTAAAAGTCTTTTTTGGCTCAACAACTTCGTTGAGTCTATCAACTATCTCGTTGGTATTAAGCTTAGTTTGATAAGTTATGTCTTCAAGTGGCAGATATTTCATTATTAATGTATCCAATGTTTAGGGTAAAATACAATTCAAATAACAAAATACATTGATTTTTGCTCTTTCAGACTAATTATTCACTCATTTCTAATTGTGTTGAGAAAATAAAAACCATCCCCACAATCGCAATAAAGCCATTGCAGGGATGAGTTCACTAACTTCTAGAATAAATCGGTTTTTAAGATAGCGCCGTTGCTAGCATTAGTTACCAATGCTCTATATTGACGTAACCAACTTGAGTTTAATTCTTTTTTTATCGGAACAAACTCCGCTTTTCTTTTGGCAATTTCTTCGTCACTCAAATTCACCGATAAAATATATTTATCTACATCGATGTGGATTTCGTCTCCATCTTTCACTAATCCGATCATACCACCTTCGGCAGCTTCTGGACTCACATGGCCAATACTTGCACCTCTAGTAGCACCACTAAAGCGACCATCGGTAATTAAAGCTACCTTATCGCCTAAGCCCATTCCCATAATTAAAGAGGTTGGAGCCAACATCTCTTGCATACCCGGACCACCTTTAGGACCTTCGTATCGGATTACAACTACATTACCAGCTTTAACTTTGCCATTAATAATGCCTTGTATGGCTTCTGACTGACCATCGAAACAAACAGCAGTGCCAGTAAATACTCTATCGCCAGTAATACCAGCAGTTTTAATTACTGCGCCTTCTTCTGCCAAATTACCATACAAAATAGCAAGCCCACCCACTTCTGAATAAGGATTATCTACTGTGTGGATAATATTGGTGTCTTGAATGGTTGCATCTTTAATTTTTTCCAGAATTGTTTCTCCTGTAATGGTGAGGTTATTTGCCAGAATATTTTCACCTCTTTTGGTCATC includes these proteins:
- a CDS encoding class I SAM-dependent methyltransferase, which codes for MSQIETNWNPELYNNKYAFVYGYGESLIELLNPQKDERILDVGCGSGQLTQKIAELAKEAVGLDYSADMIADAKAKFPEVTFKVASAADFEFDEMFDALFSNAALHWVTSYKEAAQCMYKSLKTGGRLVLEMGGKGNVGIVVSELKNQLVIKGYPTQAAMELWYFPSVGEYASVLEEAGFRVTFAQHYDRPTELADAATGIKDWLSMFGKTFFEGVAPEDIESIKEAVQQNVKSSCFVDGKWYADYKRLRIIAVKE
- a CDS encoding LysE family translocator gives rise to the protein MEIELILSFIGASILLTVMPGPDNIFVLTESITKGQRNGIAISIGLSSGILIHTIAAATGLSIIIQKSAIAFSVIKYLGAAYLFYLAVMAVKDKKPVIGIDAIKKEPEKSFLQLVRKGFFMNVLNPKVSLFFIAFLPQFISNTGFAASYQMLVLGFIFMIQAILIFAFISVLASKLTGVLNSDKFWNITKWSKVSVLAALGLTLAFSKK
- a CDS encoding SRPBCC family protein — translated: MISKSSIKIKASATRIWEILVTPEIAKSYFFGAEIETDWKVGSPITFTGEYNGNKYQEKGILLCVVPNTQLQYSHWSNFDGLPDEPENYRTWTFDLEEMNGMSQLSISEDNIPTEKQKNRSDEFWAEVLLKIKHLAEA